gtttgtgcagggcagcctgcactctgccctgcacttttccaactttggtcaatttgttcactaagttttggtcactttttgggcatggttcctgaataaaaattgtgtcattttatgtctattttcatccccaattggtcccatatcaattggacttgtaaaatttcatttttgatccctcaaagttgacttggtcatgctggcatgaccacactccctccgaatttgattttaattccaaccattccaacacaactcatttggtcataattgaccatttttcacttcacaataggtcaaagacacaatttactcatttcttacatttttggttcataaaccctaagtatccaaaccctaaccacactaaattgttgcatttgattgattccatgcatacatacatgtttcttcatctcaaacaagcccacatatgtatttaaatctatcaaatcatgcaaatacacccctatacacatgctggccgaaatttcagtaatggtccctcactattttttttttttttaattttaagcatatttcaagctaattcaaactaaaaacacaacaaataattaCAAGCTTTcaatttgatgtgcttacctcaactttaatatccaatattcaaattttctcttcttttcttctttctttctattagttctttaatttaattcccgattccgaaattttcttttctccgattttatttgacagttaggtcaggagtcagctctcggggtcaattgaccaaattgcccctcgccggttcatcccggtttgcaattaattccatatttcttcctgcttcctgacctaattatttgactgacttaacagttatttttagtgattttctcttttccactgtgtttataagggtcctaaggaccgcggcgtcactttttacggttcgaaatttgagtttaaaatgacttcgcagtcattcccgagaaggtcacccatcgctgtgactctcggctcgtttaacttcttatgttctgtttttcttatttatacttaactaattggcaattactaattattactatttatagcttctctagttgtcttaagtgtggctctaatccccttaattgtctggaccgactccggtcactggaacagtgaaatctaccaggctatgcaaacggggtgttacagccAAGCTCTTatttgattatttattattttaaggattgtgagggtgagctgagctctccaagtTGAGTTATTTTTGTGTTTACAGATTAAGTGAGTTAATATTCTCCGTTGGGTAGTTTAATTTTAGGGCAAACTCTGTCCGTTTGATTTCTTGAATTTGGATTACAGTTATGGGCCTTATATTTGGGCTAgggatagttaggcttactacgggctttgggAGCCTTATGCTGATCCAAGTCCTAGTACCGGTTCGGCCTAGAATTTGGGTTGTGACAACCTGGCACCAACACAATAACCAAAACAAGTAGTGTCGTCCATTTTTTTTAAGTCCCAAAACACCTAGATTAGAGGCATGCAACATCGAGAGAGCCATTCTCAAACCAATTGAAGGGAGTCACAATGCAGACATTCGAAAAACAACCACACAATAGGAGAGCTAGGCCATGAAACCCACAAAGTAGACTAGAGAGGTGGTTAGACAAGATTGGCAAACCACATTGGTGAAGGATATGGAGTGATAATAACCTTGATTTTGGTGTTCCGTTCATGTTTTACCCCCATATTCGACCCATAGACAGAAATCTCACTCTCATGCTATGCAAAAAAACACTGTAGGAAAGTAGCTTCACCCTCACATTGAAGCCTAACTTTCTCAGCACTACTCTCCATGCAACAACCAACAAATAAAAGGTCCACAAACTTTATGCACCCAACCGACAGTAGGTAAGGTAAAACTCACGACCAACTCGGAAAGGAAGCCCTCTCTCACCCAAAAAGGGGAAGGGAGAACCATGGAGACAAAAGCAGAAACTCCTTTCAATCAGAAAAACAATACCCATAATGAGAGAAATTTCTCTTTCTAAAAATTTAGAGGGAGAGAGAGTCATATTTCACCATTTAACTCTCACGAACAACTCCATGCAATGCATAAGTTTGGGCCAAATTATTTTCCTAAAAGTGGAATTAGTCCATAGTTGACTAAGGCTTACATGACATCACTAAATGTTTAATCAACTAATCGAATCTTTACCTTCTTATTGTTAGGGTTTTctcgtattttttttttatggatcttaaaacttattaaataacTCATTCAAGATTTGGTAGTGAAAAAACTTGGGTTTGGCTTGTAGGTTCTCTTTAAGGTTTGGCTCTGCAAAGCCATCTTCAGGTTCACATTCACACAAAGAGAAATGATTGTGGTGGTAATTGTGGTGTGAGGGTGAGGATCAGGGGTTCGGAgcgagaaagaagaaaaaaaaattgttaaaaatgatttttttaataaaatatagtatatttttttataattttcaattttgatcatAAGTAAAATTCAGTAATTTTATAATAACGGATAaattattcaaataaaaaaattttgaataaaattgaAAAACATACAAAAGATAACATTTTCATCACtaatttgaatataaaattaTCCGTAACTTGTAATTCCCCATTATATTACAATCAAATCATGTCttatttaaattcataataaattattcaaatttttaaattttgatcaattgaatacaattgcaattaaatttaaaaatcaagataatgtctaaaattaaaatgattgaacaaaattaaaaaaaaaacacaaggATTTAGATTTTCTGAACCATATATTAAAGTTTTGATTTCAaggatttattttaatttcaatagttgctatttttttttttcataaaagaaaaatgctgaaaaaaaaaggaaaaaaaagaaacaaaatagaaatcaaaattagaaaaaaaaaaagagaacaaAAGAGAGCCCGACGAGCCCATGAATCAAAATTTTATTGGTTGTTAAAGTTATAGAGCCCGAGATCTAGCCCCACCCATTTTACAAACCTATTTGACCAAATGGATTCGGGTCAATTTTAGTCATAGCCTTCATTTTCATAGCTTTAGGACCTATTTGGCATTGCTATTGAAACTGTTgttgagaaaatcacttttttaaatatactaattagaaagcgttaaaaaataattaaaaattaaatttgatcagttttaataataaaaatactaaaataacaaaataattttttctaagctgtttttcttaacagtatctaaaatagtatttttattcagaaaagcaGTTTCAGACTCTGAAACTCAATACCAAACAGGACTTTAGATACTAGGGAACCACCTTCGGCGAAGAGAAACGTTGCTGTAAAATTACTGTCTAGTAACGCAGTCCGGTTGCCTCCAACGACGATCTAACATGCGAATGCCATTCCACGCTTCAACAGAATACTATTGACTTCCCCTAGCATCGGTTTTACAAGAAATTGCTTCAAGCGAAATCGGAAAATTGAAGTTCCTGAAACTTGAggtatttcttcaaattttagctttttttttttttttttttgtcacttCATTCTAAACAAGGAagaatttttttttcaacttttaatTTTCAACCATCCTTCAGCTTCTATTAAAAAGAAATGGAAGATTGTAAAGAGAATGTTGGGTTGAAATTAACCCTTTGTTTGGGAAGGAGTTTTTTTTATAGTAATTAAAGGTTTTTCAAGGTTTAAAAACCTTGAACTTTTGTTTGGGAGGATATAAGGTTTTTTAAAGTATAGTTTTTGGAGATTTTTAAAAACTTTCAAAAACCTTCATTTTCCAACCCATCAAATTAGTAGGTTAACGAGGTTTTCTTTTTAAAActtcaaatattttaaaaaaccTTAATTTTTTCTTAAACACTAAAAAATTATGAATACTTGAAAACCATAAAAAACCTTACTTTAAAAAACTTAATTTTATAAAACCTTACTTTACTCTACCTCCTCCCAAACGGAGGCTAATGGAAGATTGTAAAAACAATGCTGggttgaaaaattaataaaaaagggGATTTGATGCTTTATTGTATCTGTTATTATGATAATTTCTAGCTTGCACTGTATCTTGAATTTTGGTCTAATTAGATTATTAAAGTTAATGAAGTTAGGCTTTTTGCAATATACTTGTATTTCCAATTTCGGTTTCATTTGATGATTGAAGTTTTGCTACATGTGTATATGTTAATTTTAGTATAAGCAAATTTGGATGAGATTTTGTGGGTAGGGGACCGGTATTGGTGGTAGTGATGGAAGTGATAGTGATGGAATGAGATAACGATTGTTGACTTCTCTATGAAAGTTATAGTTTATTTGTTTAATCTTATGTGGCTAGTGGCAATCCCTACTTAAAATGTACAATAAAAATGGAAACTTTCCAAGAGAAAGAAGATTAGCTGTTTCCGAGGGTAGTTTCCCCGTTCATCAAGGTTTTATTTGCATGTCAATACTGCTACGAACACATACCGCTTGTTATATTTCAAGAGAGCTAAGGTGATCAATTTGCTGTTACCATAATGGAATCCAAATTTTTTCGGTTTCTTAAGATAGTGGGTGTTGGATACAAAGCAAGAGCTGAAGCAGAAGGACGCCTCTTGTTTCTCAAATTGGGATACAGTCATGAGGTTGAACTCACAGTTCCTCCTGCTGTTCGTGTTTTCTGCTTCAAGAACAATGTAGTTTGTTGCACTGGAATTGACAAGCAAAGGGTGCACCAGTTTGCTGCTTCTGTTCGTAGTTGCAAACCTCCTGAAATTTACAAGGGCAAGGGTATAATGTACATTGATGAAGTGATCAAGAGGAAACAAGGAAAGAAATCAAAATGATGGGGAGCAATTCTGCATGATACTGATAGCAAATGGTTTTGCCTAATTTCATGACGTTAACAATGTTTTTTTTGTCAAACAAGTTCAATTTCTGAGCTTGAAACATTGGAATTTTATGATTTAGAAGGCATTTAAATTAGCAAGAAGTTCTGCAAAAGTGGTATGGTTATTCTATATGTGAGATTTTTGTTTCTGTTCATGGTCTTATTATCACTATATGCAAGATAAATAATGTTTACAGCTATAAAAATGGTTTAAATTGTGACCTTTGTTTCGCCTGCCATATGAATGttggtgaaaaaaaaaaagaaaaaagcagAATGTCATTGTTTATTTTGAGTTGAAGAATGTCCATCAATTCAATTCTGCATGAACTTCTTTCTGAACCTCAAGATGAAGGTTTTCATCAAATGTTGGTGCCCCAAGATGAAAATAGAAGGATGACCTGCTTTGCGTGACAAGGTTTTCATATTGACCATTAAATTGATTGTACTCTTCACGTATGCAACTTGAACCCTTGTCAATTTTTCGTTCATTCTAAAtctttttattcattttctttttttccctTATAGTCACACTCTCGAactatcacttttttttttttttataaagtggTTATTAAATAACTAATGTAGAAGACAATTAAAGAAATATTTAACTAATGTGTGCTTTGTACCTGTAAGTGTGTTTTATTATTGGCAAAAAAAAACTCATGTGTACTTTGACACCATCTCTCACAATTGTGTCGAGAAATTATTAGGTGTATTTGGTTTACATGCATCATCTCTCAAAATCATGTGAGATTCACTTTTCATATTATAAGAATGATCAATTTTTTTATGAGAGAGAGAACACTATTTTTTAATGCTCCCAACATATCCAATAATTAGCCCTGGTCGTGGTCTGGTAGCTAACAGCCCATATGTATGTATAGAGCTTGCGTGATCATAGAGGGAAAGAGATGCGTAAGGGACAAGTTAATTGGCCAGAGTACATTTTGAAACTCTGAATTATTGTAGAGTAAACATATTTGGGGCAagtgatttgcagaatttggttTAGGCAGATATGAAAGAAGCTGTTCCCCAGCCATTGTCCTCCTGGCAGCTAGTGCCTGCTGCATTATGTTTCAGAGTTCTTGAGACTAGGCTCTCCAGAAGGATTGGTGGCTTTGCTTGGGAATTCTTAGTGGCATTACTGTTGACCAATAACGCTTTTCCAAGCTAggtaggaatatatatatatagcgcaATTAGCCCGTAAAAGTACTAGACAAGGTAGGTCATAACAATGGACTAAGGGTTACATCACCAGTAGTTCAAGCAACTACTCAAATAACCTATTATACAGTTATGGCTTTTCCTCATTCATTGGCTGATTTTGAAAACGTTGCTTCTAAGGCGTTATAATGGAAAAAAGAATAAGAGGAAGACCCAATAATAATCTTCTACctatctctttctttttcttctttctttttcttcttccttttttctaatttttttataatattattgtaTTATTTCTTTTGCTATTGTGATAAAATTATATGCCATGTTAACTTCTGCATATTGTACATAGTTAATTAACCTTCCCAACTATTCATGCcaaaattaataaatgaagaaACCGTATCATTCTTTACTCAGCCTCAGATTTAAATCTTCATCAATGAACTGGTCAGGagcaaatttattttatgaactAAACTAACCCCTTCAGATTAATTATTCTTGTATTTAGTTTTATGAATCTTGAAACTTACTTGACCAACTTCTTAATTGACAATATCACTAACTCATTAACCGATATAACAAATCACGTTTCCATCACTAATTTGTGGCAGCAACAAATTTGAACCCACTCCACTACCTTTGAAATGTTACATAAGACTGTCATTCGTTTCCATGGGGAAAGCTAGATTGAGAAGTGTGCCTAAATCAAATTTTTTGCTGAAAATCTTTTAACTTTTCTTATTCAAGTATGAATATTTATTCCAATTTCTCTCTATAAATGGGAGGATCCAACATGGGAACAGTGGATTAACTACCCCCTATTTACTTTTAAAAATCATACTTTTATCTAAATTTATTTCAGTCAATTATTTAAATTGCCtccaatataattatttttatttatatcctTTTTCTAaatgacacacacacacacacatatatatatatatatatatatatatatagaagaagAAAACCTGGTTAATTTTCAAGGAAACAAGTTCTAATGATAAAGAAAGCCATTCATTATTATCCATGAAGCAACTAATTTAGTCACTTATTTTTCCATAGACGCTTGCCTATTGGACAGGACATAATGTATACATGAGATTGGATACATGCAATTATTCCAATGCCTTCAAAGTGTAGGACAATATAGGAATGAGAACAAAATATGCATACTAATGCCatctaaaactaaaatttttcaTCATGTTCAGGATGTCCCTCTCCAGGGCTTGGATGCGACGACTCCGCCGGAAATCTCTCACTCCTAGCAAGTTGCATGGCAAACATCTTCTTCTTATTGCAGCTCACTTCATAATTACCTCCACCACTAGGAGAGGAAGGTGGTGCATTAAGTACGTTCAAAATCAAGCTCTGCTTCTCCTCCATGCATGAGAGCTTTCTGGCCTCCAAACCGTTGCATAAACACacaagaagaaggaaaagaacaAGTGCCAGACGAGCCATCCAGAATCCTGAGAGATATATCAAGAAAATATAGAATTAATCCTGAGACAGATGTGTTATTGTGCTTCCATatgcacacacacatatatatatatgaggagATTGGAAAGAGATCAGAGAGAGTGAAGAAGTTGGGCAAGAGTACTATGAGCTACTTTTGTCATGTGCTTTAGAATTTGGGTTAGGTATATATGAACTAATTAAGGTGCAAGCCAATTGCGTGAAGTCCTACTTCCTGAAGCTGTGGAAGATCTCCATGCAGGAATCTGATACATGTTCATGCATTTAAAGGACTAGCGGGCGGCTGGCGCCCCACTCTTCTTAGTTTCTCTCCCAACTGTGGGTGGCAAATGGGTTGGGTTAAGTAGGCTCAGATTATTTCTAATTTTGAGTAATGTGGACATCATAGGATACTTTCAAGTCAAAATAATagataatttcttttattattttaatatttaaatgaaaatattatttgatcaGATCAATTTAAATGAGATAATTATAGATTGAataaatacaaatataattaataaatcaaattttaaattaaaataaattaattgttgcTTTAATTGGATTGCATAAATTCAATTAATTGAATTCACGGATGAAATCAAAACAAGTGTAGAGTGGCATTACTGTTTATAAAGCTAGTACAAAGAGTGATGTGAAGTGGAGTAGCTGTTTAACATTGGCTCATGACGCCACATGCACAAGGCTGCCTTGCTAGTCAATTGAATTCCCTATTGTGGTGGCGGGGTGAAGGACGCCTCTTATTTCTCAAATTGGGATACGGTCATGAGGTTGAACTCACAGTTCCTCCCGCTGTTAATGTTTTCTGCTTCAAGAACAATGTAGTTTGTTGCATTGGAATCGACAAGCAAAGGGTGCACCAGTTTGCTGCTTCGGTTCGTAGTTGCAAACCTCCTGAAGTTTGCATGGGCAAGGGTATAATGTAATTGATGAAGTGATCAAGAGGAAACAAGGAAAGAAATCAAAATGATGCTGATAGCAAATTGTTTTGCCTAATTTCATGACGTTAACATACAATATTTTGTTTTGTCAAACAAGTTCAATTTCTTAGCTTGAAACATTGAAATTTTATGATTTAGAAGGCATTTAAATTAGCAAGAAGTTCTGCAAAAGTGGTATGGTTATTCTATATGTGAGATTTTTGTTTCTGTTTATGGCCTTATTATCACTCTATGCATGATAAATAATGTTTACTGATATTAAAATGGTTTAAATTGTGACTTTTGTTTCGCATGCCAATGAATGttggtgaaaaaaaaaaattaagcagAATGTCATTTTTTATTTTGAGTTGAAGAATGTCAATCAATTCAATTCTGCGTGAACTGGTTTCTGAACCTCAAGATGAAGGTTTTGATCAAATGATGGTGCCCCAAGATGAAAGTAGAAGGACGACCTGTTTTACGTGATAAGGTTTTCATATTGACCGTCAAATTGATTGTACCCTTCACGTGTGCAACTTGAGCCCCTGGCGATTTTTCATTCATTCTAAatctttttattctttttctttttctcctttaTAGTTGCACTCTCAACCTATcacaattttttttatgaatttttttttaaaataagatatatttattaaatacataGATTTTATATGTTACCTTGAATTCATGATGGATTGAATTTAggtaagaattttttttattaagtgaTTATTAAATAACTAAATGTAAAAGACAATTAAAGAAATATTTAACTGATATATCAATCTTATTgggtatataattaatttaaagtaTAATTACACCAAATAATTGCTCAACCGATGTCGAATTTTGTCTCATACTCATCTTACAAGTTCCAATAGAAGGTCAATTCACCCAAGAATTCTTTTCCTGCACTAGGGGGTTGATTCTAGGATTCTAAAGACActcattttttcttttcatatatTTGAAATTCATTGAATAATTAAGGAGTGCTAGAGTTTAAATTCAAGAAATTCTATATTGTGAAACAGACTTCTAACTGTTTCGCTATTAGTCAATTGATAAATAATGGTCACTTTTATCTTGTAAATGATCATATATGTACGAGAGTTGTGAACTTCATATAAGATATTATTATTAATCTTCTCTCACTAGAAAGGATGCTTAAATCTTTCTTCATTTCTAAGAGCTTCCTATTGCATCCAAGGATAAATTAAATGGCGCGGTTATGCAAGAAGTAATATTCACAGGGATGCTTAAACGGGCCATTTAAAATGCTGACAGAAAGAAAAATAATCTTTAAGCTTGGGAAGCTAGTGAGCTTTGGATTGTATGTAACTTATTGGGCTGATTGTGGTCTGGTAGCTAGcagcccatatatatatatatatatatatatatatatatatatatatatatatatatggagcttGCCTGATCATAAAGAGAGGGAAAGAGATGCGTAAGGGGCAAGTTAATTGGCCAGAGTACATTTTGAAACTGTGAATTATTCTAGAGCAAACATATTTGTAGCTTGTAGCAAGTGATTTGCGGAATTTGGTTTAGGCAGATATGAAAGAAGCTGTTCACCAGCCATTGTCCTCCTGGCAGCTGGCGCCTGCTGCATTATGTTTCACAGTTCTTGAGACTAGGCTCTCCAGAAGGATTGGTGGCTTTGCTTGGGAATTCTTAGTGGCATTACTGTTGAACAATAACGCTTTTCCAAGCTAggtaggaatatatatatatatatacaccgtATAAGTACTAGACAAGGTAGGTCATAACAATGGACTAAGGGTTACATCACCAGTAGTTCAAGCAACTACTCAAGTAACCCATTACATTCATTGGCTGATTTTGAATGTGGCTCTTTTATTAAATGGACTAAGGCTTACATCACCAGTAGTTCAAGCAACTAATTATTAAATGTGGCTCTTTTATAGCTATTAGCATAAATTGAGACTATTTCCTTACCATAGAAACATTGACAATTTTgtgaaataaacaaaaattatcaaataagattttttataagtttaaataatttaaaagttcTATAACTTTACAGTGATCTCCCAACAATTATAAAACTATTAAAAATACTCTATAGCAATtgaaaatgtaattttttttccttatatcaaatctttgtaaaataaaatataaaaacattGCCTGAAGCATATGGGTTATATATAGgtaataatagcaaagaaaaaaGAGTGACGTAATGATAAAGTATTTGTACTTACTATAAAAAGAATGTCATTGATTGATCGTCCAATAGGATATATAGTCCTTTggcaaatttaaaacaaaattcatatgattgtaaataaattttttagatcGCACCTgagtaaatttaaaaatttcttaaatatgataaaaaaattttttgttGGGTTGTTACAAACCACAAGTCATCCTCTCACTTGGTTCATTCTCCTATTTTGAGTTTAGGATATAAAGAATATAAGGGAGAGACACAGCTTCTTACGTCGTTTTCCATAGATGGAACTACTATTGTAGTCCATAGAAATTTCTTGTGGTATGGAGTTGCAAAACAGAAAATAAATGGTTCAGAGGTCCATTAGGTATGTACTTGGTGAAGACCCTTCGACACTCAAGCTAGAGCTAGTAGGAGAgaatattgtattagattgatTAGAGAGAAAGAACAAACCTCCATAGATAATCTGATCTCTTTATATAGTATATAAACAATGATTGGTTATGATAAGTCAACTATATAATTATACAGATATTACTAGCTAACATAATTATAGGATTATATTTCTATTTAAAGTGTATAATTATAGGCATTGCTATATTTATTAATCCTACCAAGATTTCTTATCTTTAATCAAGATTCTTTCCTTTTATTGAGTGGATCTTACAGTGGTTGAACCAATTGAATAAATTTCATTGTTGAACTATTAAATATCATTAAGCTCATGGGCTATCTAAAAACCCGAGTTACtggattaattatatatattttgaggAGCTATATCAATATCATTCTCTACTCAGCTTCAAGATTTGAATCTTCGTCAATGAACTAGTCAGGAGCAAATTCATTTTGTGAACTGAACTAACCCCTTCAGATTAATTGTTCTAGTACTTAGTTTTATGAATCTTGAAACTTACTTGACCAACTTCTTAATTGACTTTGTGGCAGCAACAAATTCGAACCCACTCCACTACCTTAGAAATCTTACGTAAAAACTGTCATTCGTTTCCACGGGGAAAAATTAGATTGAGAAGTGTGCCTAAATCAAATTTTTTTCTGAAAATCTTTGAACttatgatgcatacattttgcatagtcatttaggtctaattttataaccatttttatgtgattattagtcatttttagctaatttcattagttaattagttagtttttcatagttgtcaattttgcattaatttgtaatttttactttgttttgtaagaaaaatggtgtttttgaaggactgaagagaattttgccattgaggagtgtcttctacagccaaagatgtcaaaaacaagttttcaagctgaaatatgcattgaccaaactgtgcataacttgccgcataagctatgcagatctgcataaggagaaagatcactgttccagaaccaaataaatgtgcataaggagatcgcatagcttatgcacattctcgcctcccttatgcaccttcacttgtgcataacctatgcaccaagtcatgcgatttcgcataagtgactcgAACAATGAAAAGCGCATAAGGatcgcatgacttatgcagtcccataaagagttcattaatgagctgccagaagattccctcagataattcctcctagaacataccattttagggctccatgtcagaaaaatgctataaatagtctcattttcccattttagaaaggaggaggagacaaggagcagaaaaggaaaggaaagggaggcagaatttgaagagtcactttcaccctccacaccattttcaaccaagatttgcagatttctttcttcccttatatttttctatacttctagtgtttaatttcttactccttagcttagattaaagctttatttccatttaaactcaatatatcttgtaagcattatggatagtgagtagttttattttgattctggagtaagggttgtaatatttgagatattttgtggattttgattgggtaatccatattttgtggtcttgatgagttttattcatttcttgtatgcttaatgacatgcttagtgtaggatcccattaagtaatgttcttaatccatggttgaagcaccgaaaggagaaggccttgtgatagataatcaagaaattggacttaattaacttagacctagaaataggctaaggattaagaggattcacagattaattaaagaacttaatgggtcttaattaattctaagtccacgaaagtaggattagattgattaaggcactctttgtctcactcgaaagggaattcaaaggatttaagaattgatctccttaaaacccattagtttcacaagattggataaccaatttaaaatcccaaaatagctcgaatatgaaatcccgaactccggaatcgcctttttaccattgttaatttctaatcgaatttaattacttgccattttgaatattgccatatctgaacttgcttatttcaatttgatgcaattttagtttaattaatacattgttgaatagaacaTTAATTTTgtacatttagatttcatactccattacctatcaattcattactttaatttcataaatacttctatttagtcaacttttatatcaaaaattcaatcattaactcaactcctcgtgggaacgatatctttactgtattacttgtacgacccgtgcacttgcggttgggccacatcaagtttttagcgccgttgccggggagttgtttgtttaagattgaattcttgattattttagttgtttttagtttcatctttgttatcttttcattttgtgtttgtttgttctttttcaggtacttttaaccttttatgagaagagctagaagcacaagtgacacatccttattgtttgatcctgaaattgagaaattttgtaaagccaacaagaaagaaaccagaaaaagaaaagaagctttgagagaaactgaattagaagcagacatggctgatgaaagaattagaattggtggtaatgctagaaatggtcaaaacaatgaaaatgaagcccaaggggaagaagttgttaatgcaaacgtgcctaggg
The Hevea brasiliensis isolate MT/VB/25A 57/8 chromosome 15, ASM3005281v1, whole genome shotgun sequence genome window above contains:
- the LOC131173984 gene encoding 60S ribosomal protein L6, mitochondrial-like, which translates into the protein MESKFFRFLKIVGVGYKARAEAEGRLLFLKLGYSHEVELTVPPAVRVFCFKNNVVCCTGIDKQRVHQFAASVRSCKPPEIYKGKGIMYIDEVIKRKQGKKSK